A single Burkholderia savannae DNA region contains:
- a CDS encoding IS701 family transposase has product MDWETSFEAYLEHLCGALGHNDRESGLRGYCQGLMLPIRRKSVEPLAAHLEPEHVSARHQSLHHFVATSEWSDTALLEQVRRWVLPHMDPAGGLYWIIDDTGFPKKGKHSAGVARQYCGQLGKQDNCQVAVSLSVATEAASLPVSYRLYLPREWSDDPARRQKAGVPEQIEFVTKPEIAAGQLREARQSGAPDGVVLADAGYGDDTSFREAVSELRLQYAVGIRSNTRVWAPGTGPLPPEPSAGKSGRPRSLLRRAPGHEPIGVKDLALTLDASHYRTVIWREGTCAALSSRFAAVRVRASHRDYWRSTLRDEEWLLIEWSEGDAEPLKYWLSTLLPDTTLERMVHVAKMRWRIERDYRDLKQEFGLGHFEGRGWRGFHHHASLCIAAYGFLVAQRLIQGDSKKNSVIRDPFALPSDYVPRGSPARAAPRG; this is encoded by the coding sequence ATGGACTGGGAGACGTCATTCGAGGCGTATCTGGAACATTTGTGCGGGGCGCTTGGACATAACGACCGCGAATCAGGTTTGAGGGGCTATTGCCAAGGGCTAATGCTGCCAATTCGACGCAAGAGCGTCGAGCCGCTGGCCGCACATCTGGAGCCGGAGCACGTGAGCGCGCGGCACCAGTCGCTGCATCATTTTGTGGCGACGTCGGAATGGTCCGATACAGCGCTGCTCGAGCAGGTGCGGCGCTGGGTGCTTCCGCACATGGACCCAGCGGGCGGGTTGTACTGGATTATCGACGACACGGGTTTTCCCAAGAAGGGCAAGCATTCGGCCGGCGTAGCGCGGCAATACTGCGGCCAGCTGGGCAAGCAGGATAACTGCCAGGTTGCGGTGAGTCTATCGGTGGCGACGGAAGCCGCGAGCTTGCCGGTGTCGTATCGACTGTATCTGCCGCGTGAATGGAGTGACGACCCCGCGCGACGACAGAAAGCCGGCGTGCCTGAGCAAATCGAGTTTGTAACCAAACCCGAGATTGCGGCCGGGCAGTTGCGCGAAGCTCGGCAAAGTGGCGCGCCCGACGGTGTCGTTTTGGCCGATGCTGGCTATGGAGACGACACCTCGTTTCGCGAGGCCGTCAGCGAGCTCAGACTGCAGTATGCGGTGGGCATTCGCTCGAACACACGCGTATGGGCGCCGGGTACGGGTCCTCTGCCGCCCGAACCCTCCGCAGGGAAGTCGGGCCGGCCGCGCAGCTTATTACGGCGCGCGCCGGGGCATGAGCCGATCGGAGTCAAAGATCTGGCCTTGACGCTTGATGCCTCGCACTATCGCACGGTGATATGGCGTGAAGGTACGTGTGCCGCGCTCAGTTCGCGCTTTGCCGCTGTGCGTGTGCGTGCTTCGCACCGCGATTACTGGCGATCCACACTGCGCGATGAGGAATGGCTGCTGATCGAATGGTCCGAAGGTGATGCGGAGCCGCTCAAATATTGGCTTTCGACTTTGCTCCCAGACACGACGCTCGAACGCATGGTTCATGTCGCCAAGATGCGCTGGCGTATCGAGCGAGACTATCGGGATCTCAAGCAGGAATTCGGCCTGGGACACTTCGAAGGACGTGGCTGGCGTGGATTCCATCACCATGCATCGTTGTGCATTGCTGCCTACGGGTTTCTTGTCGCTCAACGCCTCATTCAAGGCGACAGTAAAAAAAACTCCGTGATCCGCGACCCATTTGCCTTACCCTCGGATTACGTGCCACGCGGGTCCCCAGCGCGCGCAGCGCCACGTGGCTGA